The Bacillus sp. Y1 genome has a window encoding:
- the rplM gene encoding 50S ribosomal protein L13 → MRTTFMANSNNIERKWYVIDAEGKTLGRLASEVASILRGKHKPTFTPHVDTGDNVILINASKIELTGKKLTDKIYYRHTMHPGGLKTRTALEMRTNYAERMLELAIKGMLPKNSLGRQMFRKLHVYAGSEHPHQAQQPEVYELRG, encoded by the coding sequence ATGCGTACAACGTTTATGGCTAATTCAAACAATATTGAACGTAAATGGTACGTGATTGATGCAGAAGGCAAAACTCTTGGACGTCTTGCTTCAGAAGTTGCATCAATTCTACGTGGAAAACATAAACCAACTTTCACACCACATGTTGACACTGGTGATAACGTAATTCTAATCAATGCTTCAAAGATCGAGTTAACTGGTAAGAAGTTAACTGACAAGATCTACTACCGCCACACTATGCACCCAGGTGGTTTAAAAACTAGAACGGCTCTTGAAATGCGTACAAACTACGCTGAAAGAATGTTAGAGCTTGCTATTAAAGGCATGCTTCCTAAAAATTCTTTAGGTCGTCAAATGTTCAGAAAGTTACACGTATACGCTGGTAGCGAGCATCCGCACCAAGCACAACAACCTGAAGTTTACGAACTTCGTGGATAA
- the rpsI gene encoding 30S ribosomal protein S9 — MAQVQYIGTGRRKSSVARVRLVPGSGKITINDRDITDYIPFEALREVVKQPLNATETLGSYDILVNVNGGGYTGQAGAIRHGIARALLNVDPEYRPTLKRAGLLTRDARMKERKKYGLKGARRAPQFSKR, encoded by the coding sequence TTGGCACAGGTTCAATACATTGGTACTGGTCGTCGTAAAAGCTCCGTTGCACGTGTTCGTCTAGTTCCAGGCAGCGGTAAAATTACAATCAACGATCGTGACATCACTGATTACATTCCATTCGAAGCACTACGTGAAGTAGTAAAGCAACCATTAAACGCAACAGAAACTCTAGGTAGCTATGATATTCTTGTTAACGTTAATGGTGGAGGTTACACTGGTCAAGCTGGCGCTATCCGCCACGGTATCGCTCGTGCGTTACTAAACGTTGACCCAGAATACCGTCCAACACTTAAGCGTGCTGGATTATTAACTCGTGACGCTCGTATGAAAGAACGTAAAAAATACGGTCTTAAAGGCGCTCGTCGTGCACCTCAGTTCTCAAAGCGTTAA
- a CDS encoding PAS domain-containing sensor histidine kinase, giving the protein MNQLEIDALEILDRITDGFFSVDTNWNFTYINSEAARLLFRNREDLLGKNIWFEFPEAVNLAFYDQYQKSVHEQVPVTFSSFFPPLNTWFDVRAYPSPNGLSVYFLDVTAEKKAASKKQQHYKSLFEQNPDAVFSFDLKGNYLSVNSAMERLLGYTEKEFLQLTYLPLVEEAELQRTRNHYEKAATGYTQHYETKALHKDGRVIHVSVTNIPIVVDNEVVGVYGIAKDITDQKATELQLIKSEKLSAVGQLSASIAHEIRNPLTALKGFLQIMRSSAPSKEICYYEIMADEIARIEQITGELLMVAKPQVQHFHYENLTDIFHDVTTLLGSQALMNRVNIHVTSGDIPLVYCVANQLKQVFINLIKNAIESMPSGGDIHVFLGSSHNGQVYIKVTDEGCGIPEDLLNNIGIPFYTTKQKGTGLGMMTSFKIIESHAGTMEITSKEAEGTIVKITLPVHFVE; this is encoded by the coding sequence ATGAACCAACTTGAAATTGATGCACTTGAAATATTAGATCGGATAACAGATGGTTTCTTCTCGGTTGATACAAACTGGAACTTCACCTACATTAACTCCGAAGCAGCACGATTACTTTTCCGAAATCGAGAAGATCTTCTTGGTAAAAACATTTGGTTTGAATTCCCTGAGGCAGTTAATTTAGCTTTCTACGATCAGTACCAGAAATCTGTACATGAACAAGTACCAGTAACATTTAGTTCTTTTTTTCCTCCACTAAATACTTGGTTCGATGTAAGAGCCTATCCATCACCCAATGGTCTTTCTGTGTACTTTTTAGATGTTACAGCAGAAAAGAAAGCTGCTTCCAAAAAACAGCAACATTATAAATCCCTATTTGAACAAAATCCTGACGCTGTATTCTCTTTTGATTTAAAAGGAAATTACCTTAGTGTAAACTCAGCTATGGAGCGCTTGCTAGGCTATACAGAAAAAGAATTTCTCCAATTAACTTATCTCCCCCTTGTTGAAGAAGCAGAATTACAAAGAACCAGAAATCACTATGAAAAGGCAGCAACAGGATACACTCAACATTACGAAACAAAGGCTTTACATAAAGATGGACGAGTTATTCATGTGAGTGTTACAAACATCCCAATTGTAGTTGATAATGAGGTAGTGGGTGTATATGGGATCGCCAAGGATATCACGGATCAGAAGGCCACCGAGCTACAACTTATTAAGTCGGAGAAGCTATCGGCAGTTGGTCAGCTCTCTGCATCGATCGCACATGAAATACGCAACCCACTTACCGCTCTTAAGGGTTTTCTCCAAATCATGAGGTCATCTGCCCCAAGCAAAGAAATATGCTATTACGAAATCATGGCGGATGAGATTGCACGAATAGAACAGATTACTGGTGAGTTACTAATGGTGGCTAAACCTCAAGTTCAGCATTTTCATTATGAGAACCTAACAGACATCTTTCATGATGTGACGACACTACTCGGCTCACAAGCACTAATGAATCGAGTAAACATTCATGTTACTTCTGGAGATATCCCCCTAGTGTACTGTGTTGCCAACCAATTAAAACAAGTATTCATTAATCTAATAAAGAATGCGATTGAATCCATGCCATCAGGAGGAGATATTCATGTGTTTTTAGGAAGCTCTCATAACGGGCAAGTTTATATAAAAGTTACGGACGAAGGCTGTGGCATTCCGGAAGATTTACTTAATAATATCGGCATTCCATTTTATACAACAAAACAAAAAGGAACAGGTTTAGGTATGATGACGAGCTTTAAAATTATAGAGTCACATGCGGGAACAATGGAAATAACAAGTAAAGAAGCGGAAGGAACGATAGTTAAGATCACTTTACCTGTTCATTTTGTAGAGTAA
- a CDS encoding YbaK family protein, whose translation MNVITTFKDKKREKQLKYEKSVLREISLKTLKERVKQYFGSSRITANLMTQSGIEEACYDVAIEAYLLGAHFSKFGFYGESVESIKDRCHKEEKHLIDTLYNFLLYWGKGTEGIYSESLFYLCEQYVESWWHEGFRTGERRHKLRLH comes from the coding sequence GTGAATGTAATTACAACCTTTAAAGATAAAAAACGTGAAAAACAGTTGAAATATGAGAAATCAGTCTTAAGAGAAATCTCACTAAAAACGTTAAAGGAAAGAGTCAAACAATATTTTGGTTCATCTCGTATAACAGCTAATTTAATGACACAATCAGGCATAGAAGAGGCTTGTTATGATGTAGCAATTGAAGCTTATCTTCTAGGTGCTCACTTTAGTAAATTCGGGTTTTATGGAGAGTCAGTAGAGAGTATTAAGGACCGATGTCATAAAGAGGAAAAGCATTTAATTGATACACTGTATAATTTTCTCCTTTATTGGGGAAAGGGAACGGAAGGCATCTATAGTGAGTCCCTTTTTTACTTATGTGAGCAGTATGTAGAAAGTTGGTGGCATGAAGGCTTTCGTACTGGAGAAAGAAGACATAAATTAAGGCTTCATTAA
- the cwlD gene encoding N-acetylmuramoyl-L-alanine amidase CwlD yields the protein MSKRAKIIAFTVGLVILFFILQYDYFKTKESWNSWSLPLSGQIILLDPGHGGPDGGAGEEGALEKDIALSVSKKLRDYLQEQGALVIMTREEDKDLAEDGTRGYSRRKVEDLKKRLAMINESEANFFVSVHLNSIPSQKWSGAQTFYAPQLKENAKAAKFIQDELRINLENTDRKAKPLSSVYILKNAKKPGVLVEVGFLSNPTEKQLLKTEEYQEKVAASIYKGMLRYFSNENELVEAE from the coding sequence ATGAGCAAAAGAGCTAAAATCATTGCTTTTACTGTTGGACTAGTTATTTTATTTTTTATTCTTCAGTACGATTACTTTAAAACAAAAGAATCATGGAATTCCTGGAGTCTTCCACTTTCAGGACAGATCATCTTGCTCGATCCTGGCCATGGTGGACCTGATGGAGGAGCTGGTGAAGAAGGTGCTCTTGAAAAGGATATTGCATTAAGTGTATCGAAGAAATTAAGAGACTATCTTCAAGAGCAAGGTGCTTTAGTTATTATGACTAGAGAGGAAGATAAGGACTTAGCTGAGGATGGAACTAGAGGATACAGCAGGAGAAAAGTAGAGGATTTAAAAAAGCGTTTAGCCATGATTAATGAATCGGAAGCAAACTTTTTTGTTAGTGTCCATTTAAATTCGATTCCTTCCCAGAAATGGAGTGGCGCACAGACATTTTATGCACCACAACTAAAGGAAAACGCTAAGGCTGCAAAGTTCATTCAGGACGAGCTCCGAATCAATCTTGAAAATACAGATCGAAAAGCAAAACCGTTAAGCTCTGTGTATATCTTGAAAAATGCAAAGAAACCAGGAGTATTAGTGGAGGTTGGCTTTTTATCAAATCCTACTGAAAAGCAGTTGTTAAAGACCGAGGAATATCAAGAGAAGGTAGCAGCTTCCATCTATAAAGGAATGCTTAGATACTTCTCAAATGAAAATGAACTAGTTGAAGCGGAGTAA
- a CDS encoding Mrp/NBP35 family ATP-binding protein, producing MLTEAKVIELLQSIEEPFLHKTLEELNAIEEVKIKEEKKHVSVKIGIAKTGTAEQLQLQMKIVNLLKGAGAESVGIRFSELPQETLEKFRSTQEDESQGLLSPGSKTTFIAIASGKGGVGKSTVSVNLAVSLARLGKKVGLVDADIYGFSVPDMMGITKRPAVRGEKIIPVERFGVKVISMGFFVEDNSPIIWRGPMLGKMLNSFFNEVEWGDLDYLLLDLPPGTGDVALDVHSMLPACKEVIVTTPHPTAAFVAARAGAMALKTDHEILGVVENMSYFESKLTGEKEYVFGQGGGEKLADELQTKVLGKLPLGQPDWNEDDFAPSVYHEDHKLGQIYKEIAGTIIESLSK from the coding sequence TTGTTAACAGAAGCAAAAGTGATTGAACTTCTACAAAGTATTGAAGAACCATTTTTACATAAGACATTAGAAGAGTTAAATGCCATTGAAGAAGTAAAAATTAAAGAAGAGAAAAAACATGTAAGTGTTAAAATAGGAATTGCAAAAACAGGAACAGCAGAGCAGCTACAGTTACAGATGAAAATAGTAAACCTATTAAAGGGAGCGGGTGCAGAGTCAGTCGGAATCCGTTTTTCTGAACTTCCACAAGAGACACTTGAAAAGTTCCGTTCTACTCAGGAGGATGAATCACAAGGTCTTTTATCACCTGGAAGTAAGACAACCTTTATTGCCATCGCGAGTGGAAAAGGTGGAGTAGGGAAATCGACAGTGTCTGTGAATCTTGCTGTTTCATTAGCTAGATTAGGGAAAAAAGTTGGGCTAGTTGATGCGGATATTTATGGCTTTAGTGTACCGGATATGATGGGCATTACGAAGCGTCCAGCTGTACGTGGAGAAAAAATTATACCAGTCGAACGCTTCGGTGTAAAAGTCATCTCCATGGGCTTTTTTGTTGAAGATAACTCTCCTATCATCTGGCGAGGACCGATGCTTGGAAAAATGCTGAACAGCTTTTTCAATGAAGTAGAATGGGGAGATTTAGATTATTTACTACTAGACTTGCCTCCTGGAACTGGCGACGTAGCTCTTGATGTACATAGTATGCTTCCGGCTTGTAAAGAGGTTATTGTTACAACTCCGCATCCAACAGCTGCGTTTGTTGCTGCGAGAGCGGGTGCCATGGCACTTAAAACAGATCATGAAATTTTAGGTGTAGTTGAAAATATGTCTTACTTTGAAAGTAAGCTGACTGGGGAAAAGGAATATGTGTTCGGCCAGGGTGGAGGAGAGAAGCTTGCTGATGAGCTTCAAACGAAAGTGCTTGGCAAGTTACCTCTTGGTCAGCCTGATTGGAATGAAGACGACTTCGCTCCTTCTGTATATCACGAAGACCATAAGCTAGGTCAAATCTACAAAGAAATCGCAGGTACTATCATCGAGTCGCTTAGCAAATAA
- the gerD gene encoding spore germination lipoprotein GerD: MPKKSLVLPLLISGLLLTGCAEADTSSQMDYEETKKMVVDILKTDDGKKAIKDVMNDETMKETLIMDQAVVSDTVEKALTSDQGTAFWKKSFEDPKFSESVAKSMRTENEALLKDLMKDPEYRTMMIDVMKDPELEKEVTTILKSAEYRKHVQAVMTETFESPLFKAKIQDLILKAVEEVAEQSGSKEEAKEEGTGA; this comes from the coding sequence ATGCCTAAAAAGTCTTTAGTGCTCCCTCTTTTAATAAGTGGGTTACTTCTAACTGGTTGTGCTGAAGCGGACACAAGCAGCCAAATGGATTACGAAGAAACAAAAAAAATGGTAGTTGATATCTTAAAGACAGATGATGGAAAAAAAGCCATAAAAGATGTGATGAATGATGAAACCATGAAGGAAACGTTGATCATGGACCAAGCAGTTGTTTCAGATACAGTGGAAAAAGCATTAACCTCAGATCAAGGGACAGCGTTCTGGAAGAAGTCCTTTGAAGATCCAAAGTTCTCTGAAAGTGTAGCAAAAAGCATGAGAACAGAAAATGAAGCCCTTTTAAAAGACTTGATGAAGGATCCAGAGTATCGAACAATGATGATTGATGTAATGAAAGACCCGGAACTCGAAAAAGAAGTAACAACCATATTAAAAAGTGCCGAATACAGAAAGCATGTTCAAGCCGTTATGACCGAAACATTCGAAAGTCCATTATTTAAAGCAAAAATTCAAGATCTGATTTTAAAAGCTGTAGAAGAGGTAGCTGAACAAAGCGGAAGTAAGGAAGAAGCAAAAGAAGAAGGCACTGGGGCATAG
- a CDS encoding KinB-signaling pathway activation protein, translating to MNSRNLVRMFFSTLLIGGITTGIVGFIVRWKEFEPFFVDFQIVEILSILAWLVGVGLIFSLISQMGFFAYLTVHRFGLGIFKSVKLWNSVQVVLIIFVLFDLVYLRFNAFSEKGDSLVPYLGLASFIAVCGFIAAYYKARLTNKEAFIPALFFMIVVTVLEWVPILRVNENSWLYLMIFPLLICNAYQLLALPKFISNSEKSKKPSK from the coding sequence TTGAATAGCCGTAACTTGGTAAGGATGTTTTTCTCGACGCTTTTAATCGGGGGAATTACAACAGGAATCGTTGGCTTTATTGTTCGTTGGAAAGAATTCGAGCCGTTTTTTGTTGATTTTCAGATAGTTGAAATATTATCAATCCTAGCGTGGTTAGTAGGGGTTGGGTTAATATTTAGCCTTATTAGTCAAATGGGCTTCTTTGCCTACTTAACGGTTCATCGTTTTGGTTTAGGTATATTTAAGTCCGTAAAGCTTTGGAATAGTGTACAGGTGGTACTTATCATTTTTGTTCTTTTTGACTTAGTTTATTTACGATTTAATGCTTTTTCTGAAAAAGGAGATAGTCTTGTACCTTATTTAGGACTTGCTTCTTTTATTGCTGTTTGTGGGTTCATTGCGGCATATTACAAAGCGAGACTAACAAATAAAGAAGCATTTATACCTGCGCTCTTTTTTATGATTGTGGTTACTGTTTTAGAGTGGGTTCCCATTCTTCGAGTAAATGAAAATAGTTGGTTGTACTTAATGATTTTCCCTTTGCTTATTTGTAATGCCTATCAGTTATTAGCATTACCTAAATTTATTTCAAATAGTGAAAAGAGCAAAAAGCCGTCAAAATGA
- the pdaB gene encoding polysaccharide deacetylase family sporulation protein PdaB produces the protein MNFFYVLNGKSVKQFILVGVAAFFTAWFLYLENYVNVPAFSGKDGPKAVYKGEKDLAVSFNIGWGDEKAEPILDVLKSKNVKSATFFLSGSWAERHPHIVERIVKEGYEIGMLGYNYDDYTELEEDKIVKDIARAQEAFRKLGIKDIKLLRAPTGHFDQKTLKVADRFGLTVIHWSIDSKDWTNPGVEIIQENAAKATKGDIILLHASDSAKQTAAALPSIIDDINKKGLKLVSVSEMIANATSSSKEIK, from the coding sequence ATGAACTTTTTCTATGTGTTAAATGGCAAATCAGTAAAACAATTTATCCTTGTAGGAGTCGCAGCATTTTTCACAGCCTGGTTTTTGTACTTAGAAAATTATGTGAATGTACCAGCGTTTTCAGGGAAAGACGGTCCAAAGGCAGTCTATAAGGGAGAAAAGGACTTGGCTGTCAGCTTTAATATTGGTTGGGGTGATGAAAAAGCAGAGCCGATTTTGGATGTTTTAAAAAGTAAAAATGTAAAATCAGCGACTTTCTTTTTATCAGGTTCTTGGGCAGAAAGGCATCCACATATTGTGGAGAGAATTGTTAAAGAAGGATATGAGATTGGGATGCTTGGATATAATTATGATGATTATACCGAGCTAGAAGAAGATAAAATTGTAAAGGATATCGCAAGGGCACAAGAGGCCTTTAGAAAACTCGGAATAAAGGATATAAAACTTTTACGAGCACCTACCGGTCATTTTGACCAAAAAACCTTAAAAGTAGCTGACCGTTTTGGACTTACTGTTATTCATTGGAGTATTGACTCAAAAGACTGGACCAACCCGGGTGTCGAGATCATTCAAGAAAATGCAGCTAAAGCGACCAAGGGAGACATTATTCTCCTTCATGCATCAGATTCTGCCAAACAGACAGCCGCTGCCCTTCCATCTATTATTGATGATATTAATAAAAAAGGATTAAAACTCGTATCTGTTTCCGAAATGATTGCAAATGCCACCTCATCTTCAAAAGAAATAAAATAA
- the rocF gene encoding arginase, translated as MKKLSIIGMPMDLGQMRRGVDMGPSAIRYAGVVERLRNLFDEVHDLGDIPIGRPEVVIDEQSNLRNLHLVAEKNEALSKEVDQAISSGAFPLVLGGDHSIAIGTLAGVSKHYKSLGVIWYDAHGDLNTAETSPSGNIHGMPLAVSLGIGHEILTSVGGYEPKVKPENIVIIGARALDDGEKDLIKEIGIKVYTMHEIDRLGMTKVMEETIEYLKERTDGVHLSLDLDGLDPHDAPGVGTPVTGGISYRESHLAMEMLAESKLITSAEFVEVNPILDDKNKTASVAVALMGSLFGEKLL; from the coding sequence ATGAAAAAACTATCTATTATTGGGATGCCGATGGATCTTGGTCAAATGAGACGTGGGGTAGATATGGGACCAAGTGCCATTAGGTATGCTGGGGTTGTTGAAAGATTACGAAACCTTTTTGATGAAGTTCATGATTTAGGGGATATCCCGATTGGAAGACCAGAGGTTGTGATAGATGAGCAATCAAATCTAAGAAACTTACATCTTGTCGCAGAAAAAAATGAGGCACTATCAAAGGAAGTTGATCAAGCGATCTCTTCCGGAGCATTTCCGCTTGTCCTTGGGGGAGACCACAGTATTGCGATTGGAACACTAGCTGGAGTTTCAAAGCATTACAAAAGTTTGGGTGTTATCTGGTATGACGCACATGGGGACCTTAATACAGCGGAAACATCACCTTCTGGAAATATCCATGGAATGCCACTGGCTGTAAGTCTTGGGATAGGACATGAGATATTAACAAGTGTCGGAGGATATGAACCTAAAGTTAAACCTGAAAATATTGTTATAATAGGTGCCAGAGCACTTGATGATGGAGAAAAAGATTTAATAAAAGAGATTGGTATAAAAGTATATACGATGCATGAAATCGATCGTTTAGGCATGACAAAGGTGATGGAAGAGACGATAGAGTATTTAAAAGAGAGAACGGATGGGGTTCATCTCTCTTTAGACTTAGACGGTCTAGATCCACATGATGCTCCAGGGGTAGGAACGCCTGTTACTGGTGGTATTAGCTACCGAGAAAGCCACCTTGCCATGGAGATGCTTGCAGAATCTAAACTTATTACATCTGCTGAATTTGTGGAAGTTAATCCAATTTTAGATGATAAAAATAAAACAGCATCAGTTGCAGTTGCATTAATGGGTTCTTTATTTGGCGAAAAATTATTATAA
- a CDS encoding aspartyl-phosphate phosphatase Spo0E family protein, whose protein sequence is MDKQSLLKDIEAHRRKMVSQASHSSLSNEKVIKLSKKLDNLLNKYDRLMKNSSNSL, encoded by the coding sequence ATGGATAAGCAATCTTTGCTAAAAGACATTGAAGCTCATCGAAGAAAAATGGTGAGCCAAGCATCTCACTCTTCATTAAGCAATGAAAAGGTAATCAAACTTAGTAAAAAATTGGACAATCTATTAAATAAATACGATCGTTTAATGAAAAATAGCAGCAACTCATTATGA
- the sigW gene encoding RNA polymerase sigma factor SigW, whose protein sequence is MEALIKKRIKQVLKGDQSAYGEIVEIYKDKVFQLCYRILGNRHEAEDMAQEAFIRAYVNISSFNIDLKFSTWLYRIATNLCIDRIRKKKPDYYLDAEVSGTDGLTMYSQIASDTILPEDEIESLELQETIQREITKLPEKYRSVIVLKYIEELSLNEISEILDIPLGTVKTRIHRGREALRHQLRNV, encoded by the coding sequence ATGGAAGCACTGATTAAAAAACGAATCAAGCAAGTGTTAAAAGGGGACCAAAGTGCATACGGGGAAATCGTTGAGATATATAAGGATAAAGTTTTTCAACTTTGTTACCGAATTCTCGGAAATCGTCATGAAGCAGAGGATATGGCACAAGAGGCATTCATTAGAGCATATGTTAACATATCAAGCTTTAATATTGATTTAAAGTTTTCAACATGGTTATATAGAATTGCAACAAATCTATGTATTGATCGGATTCGAAAGAAAAAGCCAGACTATTACCTTGATGCAGAAGTATCTGGTACAGATGGACTGACCATGTATTCTCAAATTGCATCAGATACGATTCTTCCTGAGGATGAAATAGAGAGTCTTGAATTACAAGAGACCATTCAACGAGAAATTACTAAGCTGCCAGAAAAATATAGATCTGTGATTGTCTTAAAATATATTGAAGAACTTTCATTAAATGAGATTAGTGAGATTCTTGATATCCCACTAGGCACAGTAAAAACAAGGATACATAGGGGTAGGGAAGCATTACGACACCAATTAAGAAATGTTTAA